From the Mycoplasmatota bacterium genome, one window contains:
- a CDS encoding U32 family peptidase: protein MNEMNDKRVIINKPELLAPAGNLEKLKIAILYGADAVFIGGKEFSLRARASNFSIEDIKEAVLFARAHQAKVYVTTNIIAHNENLNHLEEYLQELYECGVSAIICADPFVIETAKKVVPNMEIHLSTQQSTTNSEAINFWYDEGVKRVVLARELSIHEIKKISQKTKAEIEVFIHGGMCVSYSGRCTLSNHMTDRDANRGGCAHSCRWNYRLYNQEDDLISAEDGHYNLSSKDLMAIPFIPELIEASVNSLKIEGRMKSIHYIATVVGTYRKLIDDYCSDPDHFVLDDKYYEEMSKAENRQTSVGALAGKPTENEQLYNVRTEKPTQEFIAIVLDYDEKSQIAVIEQRNYFTVGDAVEVYGPGFRKDYFTIDKIYDEDNNEIEVARHPRQILKVKIPFKVYPYDIIRKTRKKTNNN from the coding sequence ATGAACGAAATGAACGATAAGCGTGTAATCATCAATAAACCAGAATTATTAGCACCAGCAGGTAATTTAGAAAAACTTAAAATTGCGATATTATATGGAGCTGATGCTGTCTTTATTGGCGGAAAAGAATTTAGTTTAAGAGCACGAGCAAGTAATTTTTCAATTGAAGATATTAAAGAAGCTGTTTTGTTTGCGAGAGCTCATCAAGCGAAAGTATATGTTACAACCAATATTATCGCTCATAATGAGAATTTAAACCATTTAGAAGAATATTTACAAGAATTATATGAATGTGGTGTTAGTGCGATTATTTGTGCTGATCCATTTGTGATTGAAACAGCTAAAAAAGTCGTTCCCAATATGGAAATTCATTTGAGCACACAACAATCAACAACTAATTCAGAAGCCATTAACTTTTGGTATGACGAGGGTGTAAAACGCGTTGTTTTAGCACGAGAACTCTCAATTCATGAGATTAAAAAGATATCACAAAAAACAAAAGCTGAAATAGAAGTATTTATCCATGGAGGAATGTGCGTCTCTTATTCAGGTCGTTGTACTTTAAGTAATCATATGACAGACCGTGATGCCAATCGTGGTGGATGTGCACATTCTTGTAGATGGAATTATCGTCTTTACAACCAGGAAGATGATTTAATTTCAGCTGAAGATGGGCATTATAATCTTAGTTCAAAAGATCTTATGGCTATTCCATTTATTCCAGAGTTAATTGAAGCTTCTGTTAATAGTTTAAAAATAGAAGGAAGAATGAAATCAATTCATTACATCGCAACAGTTGTTGGAACTTATCGAAAATTAATCGATGATTATTGTAGTGATCCTGATCATTTTGTTTTAGATGATAAATATTATGAAGAAATGAGTAAAGCTGAGAATAGACAAACCTCAGTTGGTGCTTTAGCAGGTAAGCCAACAGAAAATGAACAATTATACAATGTGAGAACAGAAAAACCAACCCAAGAATTTATCGCAATCGTTTTAGATTATGATGAAAAATCACAAATCGCAGTAATAGAACAACGGAATTACTTTACCGTTGGTGATGCTGTTGAAGTCTATGGACCTGGTTTTAGAAAAGATTACTTTACGATTGATAAAATATATGATGAAGATAATAATGAAATAGAGGTGGCTCGTCATCCTCGACAAATATTAAAAGTAAAGATTCCTTTTAAGGTTTATCCTTATGATATTATTCGTAAAACAAGAAAAAAAACAAATAATAATTAA
- the mtnN gene encoding 5'-methylthioadenosine/S-adenosylhomocysteine nucleosidase has translation MIGIIGAMDDEVTILKTKIDNLKESQYHSVKFYEGMICGKEVVLMQSGIGKVNAAMSTTILFEQYEIDFVINIGTAGGVKENCNVLDIVISDKVCYHDVDVTAFKYEYGQVPKCPLYFESDEKLIKLSEKILTEEKMSYHKGLIVSGDSFVHEKTQIEKVKNHFSNVIALEMEAAAIAQVCYLYQKQFIVLRSLSDIAGKESHVSFSSYLEQSALNSSTYVLKLIEQL, from the coding sequence ATGATAGGTATTATTGGTGCCATGGACGATGAAGTTACTATACTAAAAACTAAAATAGACAATTTAAAAGAATCTCAATACCATTCAGTTAAATTTTATGAAGGAATGATTTGTGGTAAGGAAGTCGTTTTAATGCAGTCTGGTATCGGAAAAGTTAATGCGGCAATGAGTACAACCATTTTATTTGAACAATATGAAATTGATTTTGTCATTAATATTGGAACAGCTGGTGGAGTTAAAGAAAATTGTAATGTATTAGATATTGTTATTTCAGATAAAGTTTGTTATCACGATGTAGATGTCACAGCATTTAAGTATGAATATGGACAAGTTCCAAAGTGTCCTTTATATTTTGAATCTGATGAAAAATTAATTAAATTATCTGAAAAAATATTAACTGAAGAAAAAATGTCATATCATAAAGGATTAATTGTATCAGGAGATTCATTTGTTCATGAAAAAACGCAAATCGAAAAAGTAAAAAATCATTTTTCTAATGTGATTGCTTTGGAAATGGAAGCCGCTGCGATTGCTCAAGTTTGTTACTTATATCAAAAACAATTTATTGTTTTACGATCATTATCTGATATTGCAGGAAAAGAATCACATGTATCATTTAGTTCTTATTTAGAACAATCGGCATTAAATTCATCCACTTATGTATTAAAACTAATTGAACAACTTTAA
- the udk gene encoding uridine kinase, whose amino-acid sequence MKSIIIGIAGGTASGKTTVTKNIAENFKKEHVSVIRHDDYYKDQSHLTFEERLQTNYDHPFSLDNELLYQHLGILLKGESIQKPTYDFTVHTRAKLTELIEPTNIIILEGILIFEDVKLRDLMDIKIYVDIDDDIRFIRRLLRDTKERNRKIESVVSQYLNTVKPMHNQFVEPYKRYADLIIPEGGNNKVAIDIIVSKIKHIISTKNV is encoded by the coding sequence ATGAAGTCGATTATTATAGGGATTGCAGGAGGTACTGCATCGGGTAAGACAACCGTTACTAAAAATATCGCAGAAAATTTCAAAAAAGAACATGTTTCCGTTATTCGTCATGATGACTACTATAAGGATCAAAGTCATTTAACATTTGAAGAAAGACTTCAAACTAATTATGATCATCCATTTTCTTTAGATAATGAATTATTATATCAACATTTAGGTATTTTATTAAAAGGAGAATCAATTCAAAAACCTACGTATGATTTTACTGTTCATACAAGAGCGAAATTAACTGAATTGATTGAGCCCACTAATATCATAATATTAGAAGGAATTTTAATCTTTGAAGATGTTAAATTACGTGATTTAATGGACATCAAGATATATGTTGATATCGATGATGATATCCGGTTTATTAGACGTTTATTACGAGACACAAAAGAACGGAATCGTAAAATTGAGTCAGTGGTCAGTCAGTATTTAAATACTGTAAAACCAATGCATAATCAATTTGTTGAACCTTATAAACGTTATGCTGATTTAATTATTCCTGAAGGTGGTAATAATAAAGTTGCAATCGATATTATTGTATCGAAAATTAAACACATAATTTCGACTAAAAATGTGTAA
- a CDS encoding WYL domain-containing protein — MLIRLSNGALYKKKELADYLEVTERKLIELRYDLVYAGFYIETISGKNGGYRLDKHRSLMFSVLNLNDDEFNSLKFIQKTLTNINDRHYKNFSSVIQKYEIKKQSRGEDYSIIHPVNENRLIEKENQNFETLIKAIKNSNKITFSYKKIDATYKTYTMHPYELFFYKGFWYLITYNEKYEKAYQYKLVRMNEIIILDEKYKKSPQFQLCDFTGSTSIFKDEAFHLELEIKPPRAVIISELSLAKDQVITEHEDGKITFKGTMEGKIEIINWLLSLGDDLMKIAPIEIEEAYLSVLKNMAKNHSI; from the coding sequence ATGCTAATTCGTTTATCAAATGGTGCTCTGTATAAGAAAAAAGAACTAGCTGACTATTTAGAAGTAACTGAAAGAAAATTAATAGAATTAAGGTATGATTTAGTATATGCTGGATTTTATATTGAAACGATTTCTGGTAAAAATGGTGGTTATCGTTTAGACAAGCATCGTTCGTTAATGTTTTCGGTATTAAATTTAAATGATGATGAATTTAATTCGTTAAAATTTATTCAAAAGACATTAACAAATATAAATGACAGACATTATAAAAATTTCTCATCAGTTATTCAAAAGTATGAAATAAAAAAACAAAGTAGGGGTGAAGATTACAGTATCATTCATCCTGTTAATGAAAATCGTTTAATTGAAAAAGAAAATCAAAACTTTGAAACTTTAATAAAAGCGATAAAAAATAGTAATAAAATTACATTTTCTTATAAGAAAATTGATGCAACCTATAAAACTTATACGATGCATCCTTATGAACTCTTTTTTTATAAAGGATTTTGGTATTTAATTACCTATAATGAAAAATATGAGAAAGCTTATCAATATAAATTAGTTAGAATGAATGAAATTATCATCTTAGATGAAAAATATAAAAAAAGCCCACAATTTCAATTGTGTGACTTTACAGGAAGTACATCTATCTTTAAAGATGAAGCATTTCATTTAGAGTTAGAAATAAAACCGCCTAGAGCGGTGATTATTTCTGAACTATCTTTAGCGAAAGATCAAGTTATTACTGAACATGAAGATGGAAAAATTACCTTTAAAGGTACAATGGAAGGTAAAATTGAAATTATTAATTGGTTGCTTAGTTTAGGTGATGATTTAATGAAAATAGCACCAATAGAAATAGAAGAAGCTTATCTATCTGTATTAAAGAATATGGCTAAAAATCATTCAATTTAG
- the greA gene encoding transcription elongation factor GreA, with amino-acid sequence MTKSKYEITKEGFKKFEKELEYLKTVKRPENIQALQEARAQGDLSENAEYDAARDEQAQIEARIVELENIIKNAKIIEGDNTDSLTIGKEVIFKVLPDGEEEKYHVVGSEEADPFNGKISVNSPVAQALIGHKAGETVAVSTPGGSYQVSIIDIIKRS; translated from the coding sequence ATGACTAAATCAAAATATGAAATAACCAAGGAAGGTTTTAAGAAGTTTGAAAAAGAATTAGAATATTTAAAGACGGTTAAACGACCTGAGAATATTCAAGCACTTCAAGAAGCACGTGCACAAGGAGATTTATCAGAAAATGCTGAATATGATGCAGCAAGAGATGAACAAGCTCAAATTGAAGCCCGAATTGTTGAACTTGAAAATATTATTAAAAATGCAAAAATTATTGAAGGAGATAATACAGATAGTTTAACAATTGGTAAAGAAGTGATTTTTAAAGTGTTACCAGATGGCGAAGAAGAAAAATATCATGTCGTTGGTAGTGAAGAAGCAGACCCATTCAATGGAAAAATATCTGTTAATTCACCAGTAGCACAAGCTTTAATTGGCCATAAAGCTGGTGAAACTGTTGCTGTTTCAACACCTGGTGGGTCATATCAAGTAAGTATTATCGATATTATAAAACGAAGCTAA
- a CDS encoding pyridoxamine 5'-phosphate oxidase family protein: MEKTAYEIQKERIKKLEEKARILLDKCNILTLASVNENGYPRICTISKIRSNGFSEIYFMTSKRSHLHGKATHFENNSKASVCYHLGGDSVTLIGNVEIIEDMDEKSQFESDCDKRFFKKGIQDPKCYVLRFRTNEATFWIEGKFRTCKYKK; the protein is encoded by the coding sequence ATGGAGAAAACCGCTTATGAGATTCAAAAAGAAAGAATTAAGAAATTAGAAGAAAAAGCAAGGATATTATTAGATAAATGTAATATTTTAACTCTTGCTTCTGTGAATGAGAATGGCTATCCTAGAATATGTACAATATCTAAAATCAGGTCTAATGGCTTTTCAGAAATTTATTTTATGACATCTAAAAGGTCTCATTTACATGGAAAAGCTACACACTTTGAAAATAATTCAAAGGCTAGTGTTTGCTATCATCTTGGTGGAGACTCCGTAACACTTATAGGAAATGTTGAGATTATTGAAGATATGGATGAAAAAAGTCAGTTTGAGAGTGATTGTGACAAACGTTTCTTTAAAAAAGGCATTCAAGATCCTAAATGTTATGTTTTAAGATTTCGGACAAATGAAGCAACTTTTTGGATTGAGGGAAAATTTAGAACCTGTAAATATAAAAAGTAA
- a CDS encoding YqeG family HAD IIIA-type phosphatase, giving the protein MKLFIPNEYHKTIHDIDLVKLYDSGKRLILTDLDNTLVGYDIFLPTKEIIEFKEKCEKLGMKLMIISNNKEKRVQLFAKKLDVPYHSNAMKPFKRGYKKLSLGFSTQEVVIIGDQVLTDIVGGNRMGYYTILVDVINYKNEQLKTRVNRFIEKVLYKKFKIKGEK; this is encoded by the coding sequence ATGAAATTATTTATACCAAATGAATATCATAAAACAATCCATGATATTGACTTAGTAAAATTATATGATTCAGGAAAACGATTAATTCTTACAGATTTAGACAATACCCTCGTTGGATACGACATTTTTCTACCTACTAAAGAAATAATTGAATTTAAAGAAAAATGTGAAAAATTAGGGATGAAATTAATGATAATTTCTAACAACAAAGAAAAAAGAGTTCAATTATTTGCGAAAAAATTAGATGTTCCATACCATTCTAATGCGATGAAACCTTTTAAAAGAGGATACAAAAAATTATCATTAGGATTTTCTACCCAGGAGGTAGTGATTATAGGTGATCAAGTTTTAACAGATATTGTTGGTGGAAATCGAATGGGTTATTATACTATTTTAGTTGATGTGATAAACTATAAAAATGAACAATTAAAAACACGAGTTAATCGATTTATTGAAAAAGTCTTATATAAGAAATTTAAGATTAAAGGTGAAAAATAA
- the sigK gene encoding RNA polymerase sporulation sigma factor SigK — translation MIELLATLLKILPFLGSIKSKSFKDVLSTEEEKDLLMRKDQNDIQARNKLIEHNLRLVAHIVKKYENTLDEKDDLLSIGTIGLIKAIDTYNDDKGTKLATYAAKCIENEILMQLRSNKKKRSEISLNDPIGYDKEGNKITLIDVLQDENRSIEDRVVFNDSIDKVLSLLPELSEREFEIITRRFGLNNRKAETQRQIAKSLNISRSYVSRIEKRTLMKLYRLLSQRSSI, via the coding sequence ATGATTGAATTATTAGCAACTTTATTAAAAATACTTCCATTCTTAGGAAGTATCAAATCAAAATCTTTTAAAGATGTCTTATCTACAGAAGAAGAAAAAGACTTGCTAATGCGAAAAGATCAAAATGATATCCAAGCTAGAAATAAATTGATTGAACATAATTTACGTTTAGTAGCGCATATCGTTAAAAAATACGAAAACACATTGGATGAAAAAGATGACCTTCTATCCATAGGGACGATAGGACTCATTAAAGCCATTGATACTTATAATGATGATAAGGGTACAAAACTAGCAACCTATGCTGCTAAATGCATAGAAAATGAAATTTTAATGCAATTAAGAAGCAATAAGAAAAAAAGAAGTGAAATCTCATTAAATGATCCTATCGGTTATGATAAAGAAGGAAACAAAATCACTTTAATCGATGTCTTACAAGATGAAAACCGCTCTATAGAAGATCGAGTTGTTTTTAATGATAGTATCGATAAAGTATTGAGTTTATTACCTGAATTATCAGAGCGAGAATTCGAAATCATCACTCGTCGTTTTGGATTAAATAATCGTAAAGCAGAAACACAAAGACAAATCGCTAAATCACTTAATATATCTAGAAGTTATGTTTCAAGAATAGAAAAACGAACGTTAATGAAACTTTATCGATTATTATCTCAAAGGTCGAGCATCTAA
- a CDS encoding U32 family peptidase, with protein MLELIVNPTSMDFIRKCDICDAFIIGEKDKGLRLAHYFTNNEILEIINLCKKRKQKIYIACNKMIHEEELDMFDEYIKQLSLLDIDGIIFGDLAIYQIAKKYKLENKLIYNPETYITNYESVRFFAGKGIKRVSIAKEITLEDIQLIASKQLLEIDILGHGPVNMFHSMRDLVTNYYKFLKSDQPEKHHNENLYLIEEIRDDKYPIIEDQNGTHVFSSFDLCTINYLDVLIENNLKSIRINGLFKTDDELYQITQLYKKAIEDYSIDKDKYMKQKDDYIKQLKEIENIRPFNDGFLFKKTIYKGDERNER; from the coding sequence ATGTTAGAATTAATTGTTAATCCTACTAGTATGGATTTTATTAGAAAATGTGATATATGTGATGCTTTTATTATTGGAGAAAAAGATAAGGGGTTAAGATTAGCCCATTATTTTACTAATAATGAAATCTTAGAAATAATTAATTTATGTAAAAAGAGAAAGCAAAAAATATATATTGCTTGTAATAAAATGATACATGAAGAAGAATTAGACATGTTTGATGAATATATAAAACAATTATCATTACTAGATATTGATGGGATTATTTTTGGGGATTTAGCGATTTATCAAATCGCTAAAAAATATAAGTTAGAAAATAAACTGATTTATAATCCTGAAACTTATATTACCAATTATGAAAGTGTTCGTTTTTTTGCTGGTAAGGGCATAAAACGAGTCTCTATCGCAAAAGAAATTACCCTAGAAGATATTCAATTAATTGCTTCTAAACAATTATTAGAAATTGATATTTTAGGACATGGTCCAGTTAACATGTTTCATTCAATGCGCGATTTAGTCACAAATTATTATAAATTCTTAAAATCTGATCAACCTGAGAAACATCACAATGAAAACTTATATTTAATTGAAGAAATTAGAGATGACAAATATCCAATTATTGAAGATCAAAATGGAACCCATGTATTTAGCTCTTTCGATTTATGTACGATTAATTACCTTGATGTATTAATTGAAAACAACCTTAAATCAATTCGAATAAATGGTTTATTTAAAACAGATGATGAATTGTATCAAATTACACAATTGTATAAAAAAGCAATTGAAGATTATTCAATTGATAAAGACAAGTATATGAAACAAAAAGATGATTATATTAAACAATTAAAGGAAATAGAAAATATTAGACCATTTAATGATGGATTCTTATTTAAAAAAACAATATATAAAGGTGATGAACGAAATGAACGATAA